One genomic region from Streptomyces sp. NBC_01304 encodes:
- a CDS encoding 2-oxo-4-hydroxy-4-carboxy-5-ureidoimidazoline decarboxylase gives MPPLSSSQCPSHFCRPGRTEERKLPTTPRLPDRVAIPLQAHAASGAPGESGTSTVHRGLGHFNHAEAAIAETALRTCCASHRWAQRVAAHRPYPDLDSLLAAADEASYDLAITDLDEALSGESPGGPHPDLTPRAAQLALGAAHAKYESTFGHAFVISLVGLPTAEHLDHTLAGLRSRLGNEPDEERAVAAEELRRLARARIARLIGEFRDFDPTDSPYVPV, from the coding sequence ATGCCACCTCTGTCGTCTTCACAGTGCCCATCACACTTCTGCCGTCCCGGCCGCACCGAGGAGCGCAAGCTGCCCACCACCCCTCGACTGCCCGACCGCGTCGCCATACCGCTCCAGGCCCACGCGGCATCCGGCGCGCCCGGCGAGTCGGGCACCTCCACCGTGCACCGGGGGCTCGGCCACTTCAACCACGCCGAGGCGGCCATCGCGGAAACCGCGCTGCGCACCTGCTGCGCCAGCCACCGCTGGGCCCAGCGCGTCGCCGCCCACCGTCCCTACCCCGACCTGGACTCCCTCCTGGCCGCGGCCGACGAGGCGAGCTACGACCTGGCGATCACCGACCTCGACGAGGCCCTCTCGGGCGAATCGCCGGGCGGCCCGCATCCGGACCTCACGCCGCGCGCCGCCCAACTGGCACTGGGCGCCGCGCACGCGAAGTACGAGAGCACCTTCGGCCACGCCTTCGTGATCAGCCTCGTCGGCCTGCCCACGGCCGAACACCTCGACCACACCCTGGCCGGACTCCGCTCCCGGCTCGGCAACGAACCGGACGAGGAACGCGCGGTCGCCGCCGAGGAGCTGCGCAGGCTCGCACGTGCCCGTATCGCCCGACTGATCGGGGAATTTCGGGATTTCGACCCCACCGATAGCCCGTACGTGCCTGTTTGA
- a CDS encoding beta-N-acetylhexosaminidase: MNRHAGARRPRGLVAAGLLAGGGAVLAVALWPTGSGNGPGPADHADDSPPAVSSPAPEPSRNYALSKAPRTIPAVREHKAARGPGWKPAKEGRVVVAGADAPELGDEARLLAGELKLGFAEGEQPREGDVELALVSGAENPEAYTLSVSDRRVRISSTGPSGVFYGTRTLKQMARGEGAAPEGIVRDEPAKAQRGFMLDIARKHFTAGWIEDRIRELADLKYNQLGLHFSDDQGFRIESSSHPEVVSAQRLSKAEVKRILALADSLHITVIPEIDSPGHLGAVMKAHPDLQLRDTRGVPSRGAVDISKPASARIVDDLLREYAKLFPGAYWHLGADEYRALMVPNPEASYPQLTALARQKFGPKAKVQDLATGWLNDRAAVLRPYEKKLKVWNDGLFRGGIVAAARDLEVEYWTGKEYSAREPVEYLKDGRKLVNLNDEYLYYVLGEPNTFKYPTGQRIYQEWTPLVVRGSKPVPASYGDKILGARLAVWCDFSDAQTQDQVAAGVRMPIRALAQKVWDARQPSLSWGEFGKLAQKLG, encoded by the coding sequence ATGAATCGCCATGCGGGCGCACGCCGCCCGAGGGGTCTTGTAGCCGCCGGCCTGCTGGCGGGCGGGGGTGCCGTACTGGCCGTCGCCCTATGGCCGACCGGCTCCGGCAACGGCCCAGGACCAGCCGACCACGCCGACGACAGCCCGCCCGCCGTATCGAGCCCCGCCCCCGAGCCGAGCCGGAACTACGCCCTGTCGAAGGCGCCCCGCACCATCCCCGCCGTCCGCGAGCACAAGGCCGCGCGCGGGCCCGGCTGGAAACCGGCGAAGGAAGGCCGCGTCGTCGTCGCCGGGGCCGACGCACCCGAGCTGGGCGACGAGGCCCGGCTGCTCGCGGGCGAGCTGAAGCTGGGCTTCGCCGAGGGCGAGCAGCCGCGCGAGGGCGATGTGGAGCTGGCCCTCGTCTCGGGCGCCGAGAACCCGGAGGCGTACACCCTCAGCGTCAGCGACCGCCGGGTGCGGATCTCCTCGACCGGCCCCTCCGGGGTCTTCTACGGCACGCGTACGTTGAAGCAGATGGCCCGTGGCGAGGGCGCGGCCCCCGAGGGCATCGTGCGCGACGAGCCGGCCAAGGCGCAGCGCGGCTTCATGCTCGACATCGCGCGCAAGCACTTCACGGCGGGCTGGATCGAGGACCGGATCCGCGAGCTGGCCGACCTCAAGTACAACCAGTTGGGCCTGCACTTCTCCGACGACCAGGGCTTCCGCATCGAGTCGTCCTCGCACCCGGAGGTCGTCTCCGCGCAGCGCCTGTCGAAGGCCGAGGTGAAGCGGATCCTGGCCCTCGCGGACAGCCTGCACATCACCGTCATCCCCGAGATCGACTCGCCGGGCCACCTCGGCGCGGTCATGAAGGCGCACCCCGACCTGCAGCTGCGCGACACGCGCGGGGTGCCGTCCCGGGGCGCCGTCGACATCTCCAAGCCGGCCTCGGCCCGCATCGTCGACGACCTGCTCCGCGAGTACGCGAAGCTCTTCCCGGGTGCGTACTGGCACCTCGGCGCAGACGAGTACCGGGCCCTGATGGTCCCGAACCCCGAGGCCTCCTACCCCCAGCTGACCGCGCTCGCCCGGCAGAAGTTCGGCCCGAAGGCCAAGGTCCAGGACCTGGCCACCGGCTGGCTGAACGACCGGGCCGCGGTGCTCCGTCCGTACGAGAAGAAGCTCAAGGTCTGGAACGACGGGCTGTTCCGCGGCGGGATCGTGGCGGCGGCGCGCGACCTGGAGGTCGAGTACTGGACGGGCAAGGAGTACAGCGCGCGCGAGCCGGTCGAGTATCTGAAGGACGGTCGCAAGCTGGTCAATCTCAACGACGAGTACCTGTACTACGTGCTCGGCGAGCCCAACACCTTCAAGTACCCGACCGGGCAGCGCATCTACCAGGAGTGGACCCCGCTCGTGGTGCGTGGCAGCAAGCCGGTGCCGGCGTCGTACGGCGACAAGATCCTGGGCGCGCGGCTGGCGGTCTGGTGCGACTTCTCCGACGCGCAGACGCAGGACCAGGTGGCGGCGGGGGTGCGGATGCCCATCCGGGCGCTGGCTCAGAAGGTGTGGGATGCGAGGCAACCTTCGCTCTCCTGGGGGGAGTTCGGGAAGTTGGCTCAGAAGTTGGGCTGA
- a CDS encoding DUF4328 domain-containing protein: MSQMPVAPPPPPEQYRIAPSAALRSPVGLSKAVVAVLGLVIATDLFAVWQGFASWDLFERILGHGSYTLEEADRADTLYAASGVAQVAALIAAAVVFIVWFHRARVNAEVFAPEYHAKKRGWVIWGWFVPVVNLWFPKQIASDIWNASTIEGSNRSRGLLNAWWTVWIVNLVYGRFATQRYMKAEEAADIKQALMGVVVSDLIDIAAAVLAIVFVARLTRMQHEKALRGPGEPLPMPGRHL, encoded by the coding sequence ATGTCCCAGATGCCCGTCGCTCCGCCGCCACCGCCCGAGCAGTACCGCATCGCTCCGTCGGCTGCGCTCCGGTCGCCCGTCGGTCTGTCGAAGGCGGTCGTGGCCGTGCTCGGCCTCGTCATCGCCACCGATCTGTTCGCGGTGTGGCAGGGATTCGCCTCGTGGGATCTCTTCGAGCGGATCCTCGGTCACGGCAGTTACACCCTCGAGGAGGCCGACCGGGCGGACACGCTGTACGCGGCGTCCGGCGTCGCGCAGGTCGCGGCACTCATCGCGGCCGCAGTCGTGTTCATCGTCTGGTTCCACCGCGCGCGCGTCAACGCCGAGGTCTTCGCGCCCGAGTACCACGCCAAGAAGCGCGGCTGGGTCATCTGGGGCTGGTTCGTGCCGGTGGTCAACCTCTGGTTCCCGAAGCAGATCGCGAGCGACATCTGGAACGCCAGCACCATCGAGGGCAGCAACCGCTCCAGGGGCCTGCTCAATGCCTGGTGGACCGTGTGGATCGTGAACCTGGTGTACGGCCGCTTCGCCACTCAGCGGTACATGAAGGCCGAGGAGGCGGCGGACATCAAGCAGGCGCTCATGGGCGTCGTGGTCAGCGATCTCATCGACATCGCGGCCGCCGTCCTCGCCATCGTCTTCGTGGCACGCCTCACGCGCATGCAGCACGAGAAGGCCCTGCGCGGGCCGGGTGAACCGCTGCCCATGCCCGGCCGGCACCTCTAG